In Pseudobdellovibrionaceae bacterium, the following proteins share a genomic window:
- a CDS encoding TAT-variant-translocated molybdopterin oxidoreductase, with protein sequence MKNETTEKTENKAPKYWLSLDQWRNDPDFQELAQREFMSSPMADEIEQEEAAQGGWARREFLKLMGASIALTSFGCVRRPVQKIVPFAKRPKEIVPGLPNYYASTFVDGGDVTGLVVKTREGRPIKLEGNEFYPGIGEALSTRGQAFVLSLYDPDRLTSPVHNLVNKARTNRDTLSLTWAQAETALKDAVAGSGVYVLSGSNASPTSRKLISEFVQKGGGKYFEYEPIDYSSYLASQKRVHDKSEGVPYADFTKADVIVGIDVDYLGVGPHSMEYQREFANRRFPDANMNYSVQFETMLSVTGMNADQRYPIRPSQQVPLAMVLTHKVCQKLGLSYPQVWRDLLTSFKDILAELKVSDAQLDQLAERLVTSRGRSVVMTGGLTSLTQNQSTLFDVVNYLNGILGNDGKVIKYSSPSLSYRGSVSAITELMADIEAGKVNALVIHKTNPLYYLPNVKEFREALAKVKTIFYTGDRNDETGSVCDYIIPDHHDLEKWADAEGVKGIYSIQQPTIQPLYDTKAFEDVLLGALGNDSDWYTYLKKSVQSKVGNTEQAWVDFLQKGVVGKKDLSASGSRSYKATEQKGFQLDQSPEFELVLYPTVGIKDGTLANVSWLQEFPDPVTKICWDNYVSMSIKTAEQLKVREGQIVELSVDGKTLKVPAHIQVGLEDKVLALAIGYGRKDAGQVATGVGVNAYNLAKLKNDKVIYSGLNATVKTTSKMYDLANVQGHHSMEGRQIVVEATLKDIMKDPTAGRHKHKVFSLWSEHKYKGHKWGMAVDLSRCNGCGSCIVACQAENNIPVVGKKHILNGREMSWIRVDRYYTGSPENPDVVFQPIMCMHCDNAPCETVCPVIATAHSDEGLNDMAYNRCVGTRYCANNCPYKVRRFNWFNYSKVENPLKMVLNPEVTVRTRGVMEKCSFCVQRIHAKKTEVKLADRKIEDGDIKTACQQTCPTKALVFGDLNDPNSEVGKMHRNLRSYSLLEELAVYPAVKFLSKVRNVDELKTASHDQSNKKGGHH encoded by the coding sequence ATGAAAAATGAAACCACAGAAAAAACAGAGAATAAAGCTCCTAAGTATTGGCTCAGTTTGGATCAATGGAGAAACGATCCTGACTTCCAAGAACTAGCGCAGCGTGAATTCATGTCATCTCCTATGGCAGATGAGATTGAACAAGAAGAGGCCGCGCAAGGCGGTTGGGCACGTCGTGAGTTTTTAAAGCTTATGGGTGCAAGCATTGCGCTCACATCTTTTGGTTGTGTTCGTCGTCCTGTTCAAAAGATTGTTCCTTTTGCAAAACGTCCCAAAGAGATCGTTCCTGGTCTTCCCAACTACTATGCTTCGACATTTGTAGATGGGGGTGATGTGACAGGTCTTGTGGTGAAGACTCGTGAAGGGCGTCCCATTAAGCTAGAAGGGAATGAGTTTTATCCTGGAATTGGTGAAGCTCTCTCCACGCGTGGACAAGCTTTTGTGTTAAGTCTTTATGATCCTGACCGTTTAACATCTCCAGTGCATAACTTGGTCAATAAAGCCCGAACGAACAGAGACACTTTGTCTTTAACATGGGCTCAAGCTGAAACTGCACTTAAAGATGCGGTGGCAGGAAGTGGTGTGTATGTGCTGTCAGGCTCTAATGCTTCACCGACCTCTCGCAAATTGATTTCTGAATTTGTACAAAAAGGTGGCGGTAAGTATTTTGAATACGAACCTATTGATTACTCTTCCTACCTCGCTTCACAAAAAAGAGTGCACGATAAGTCAGAAGGGGTTCCTTATGCGGATTTCACTAAAGCTGATGTGATCGTCGGTATTGATGTGGATTATTTGGGTGTTGGCCCGCATTCTATGGAGTATCAACGCGAGTTTGCTAACCGTAGATTCCCTGATGCCAACATGAACTACTCTGTGCAGTTTGAAACTATGTTATCTGTAACAGGAATGAATGCGGATCAAAGATATCCTATTCGTCCTAGTCAACAAGTGCCTCTTGCTATGGTGCTGACTCATAAAGTCTGCCAAAAATTAGGTCTCAGTTATCCTCAAGTATGGAGAGACTTACTGACTTCCTTTAAAGACATTTTAGCCGAACTTAAAGTTTCTGATGCTCAATTGGATCAGTTGGCAGAACGCTTAGTGACGTCTCGTGGTCGTTCAGTAGTGATGACGGGAGGACTGACTTCTTTAACTCAAAACCAATCTACTTTGTTTGATGTTGTAAACTACTTAAATGGCATTTTGGGTAATGATGGAAAAGTGATCAAGTACTCTAGCCCCTCTTTATCTTACCGAGGATCAGTGTCAGCGATTACAGAATTGATGGCCGATATTGAAGCAGGTAAGGTCAATGCGCTTGTCATTCATAAAACTAACCCTCTTTACTATTTGCCTAATGTGAAAGAATTCAGAGAGGCCTTAGCAAAAGTAAAGACTATTTTTTATACTGGCGATCGCAATGACGAAACGGGCTCTGTGTGTGACTACATCATCCCAGACCATCATGACCTTGAAAAATGGGCAGATGCTGAAGGGGTGAAGGGCATTTACAGCATTCAGCAGCCTACGATTCAACCTCTTTATGATACAAAAGCTTTTGAGGATGTTCTTCTTGGTGCTTTAGGAAATGACTCTGACTGGTACACTTATCTTAAAAAATCAGTGCAGTCTAAAGTCGGAAATACTGAACAGGCTTGGGTGGACTTCTTACAAAAAGGTGTAGTGGGTAAAAAAGACCTTTCTGCATCAGGTTCGCGCAGTTACAAAGCCACCGAGCAAAAAGGCTTCCAACTTGATCAATCTCCTGAGTTTGAACTTGTACTTTACCCTACAGTTGGGATCAAAGATGGAACTTTGGCTAACGTATCTTGGCTGCAAGAGTTCCCCGATCCAGTGACTAAAATCTGCTGGGACAACTATGTATCTATGAGTATCAAAACCGCAGAACAGCTTAAAGTTCGTGAAGGACAAATTGTTGAGCTGTCTGTAGATGGAAAAACCTTAAAAGTTCCTGCCCACATTCAAGTCGGATTAGAAGACAAGGTCCTTGCCCTAGCCATCGGTTATGGGCGCAAAGATGCGGGACAAGTGGCAACAGGTGTGGGTGTAAATGCTTACAATTTAGCTAAACTAAAAAATGATAAGGTCATTTACTCAGGTTTAAACGCGACAGTAAAAACCACAAGTAAAATGTATGACCTAGCTAACGTACAAGGCCATCATAGTATGGAAGGCCGCCAGATTGTAGTTGAGGCCACTCTTAAAGACATCATGAAAGACCCCACAGCGGGACGTCATAAGCATAAGGTCTTCTCACTTTGGTCTGAGCACAAGTACAAAGGACACAAGTGGGGAATGGCCGTGGATTTGAGCCGTTGTAATGGTTGTGGTTCTTGTATCGTGGCTTGCCAAGCTGAAAACAACATCCCTGTTGTAGGTAAAAAACATATTCTAAATGGTCGTGAAATGAGTTGGATTCGTGTGGACCGTTACTATACGGGAAGTCCTGAAAATCCAGACGTGGTCTTCCAGCCTATTATGTGTATGCATTGTGATAATGCCCCTTGCGAAACAGTGTGTCCTGTTATTGCGACAGCTCATAGTGATGAGGGCTTAAACGATATGGCTTATAACCGTTGTGTGGGAACAAGATATTGTGCCAACAACTGTCCTTATAAAGTTCGTCGTTTTAACTGGTTTAACTACTCTAAAGTTGAAAACCCACTAAAGATGGTTCTTAACCCTGAAGTGACGGTAAGAACTAGAGGGGTGATGGAGAAGTGCAGTTTCTGCGTTCAAAGAATTCACGCCAAAAAGACAGAAGTGAAGCTGGCTGATCGCAAGATCGAAGACGGTGATATCAAAACCGCGTGTCAGCAAACATGCCCTACAAAGGCTCTTGTATTTGGGGACTTGAATGATCCCAACAGTGAAGTGGGCAAAATGCACAGAAATTTACGTTCTTACTCTTTACTAGAAGAGTTGGCCGTGTACCCTGCTGTAAAGTTTTTATCTAAAGTCAGAAACGTAGATGAGCTTAAGACAGCAAGTCATGATCAAAGCAATAAAAAAGGTGGGCATCACTGA
- the pepF gene encoding oligoendopeptidase F, which produces MSVRYFFIALFFFNTALGLMSVAHASPKTTPAAEWDLTDLVKNEKQWTGQVEQIEKQIPTLGKCQGKLTTSAKQLATCLDLQYGLYRKTGRTCSWAFLKQSTNHLLSKNTAHAQRCQNLFAKIFEESSFFEPEIVQAGTTKIQGFVQNEKALEPYSQILRRTLDQGAHVLSSSEEALIGALSPSLSKSRETFSFLLNTEMPWSKVKMSDGVQEINVAGYTKYRGSSHRPDRQAAFQSFYSTLSQFERTMGSTYAQTVITRNTLARLKKHKNALSAALSPQQIPEATYRKMIQEVNKSLPTLHRYLQLRGKMLGLKKQEYFDAYPTVIKSPKTFPIAETQKMTLDAVKPLGTDYVTKITEATSKNWMSIYPSKGKSSGAFMSSNAYDVHPYVFLNHQDDYSSASTYAHEWGHALHSILSNAHQPYAKSRYSIFIGEIAAITNEVLLNDHAVKTAQSDEERLYYLNEALESLRTTYFRQAQFAEFELAVHEIAAKEGALTGQKISEVYGDILRRYYGHNKKVMNVDPLYFKEWMFVPHFYGGFYVYQYSTSMAGAYYFADQILAGNKDVLNKYLQVLKAGGSKYPHEILLDAGLDLSNSTPYKTLDKRANQLMDEMEVLIKKVELKTRT; this is translated from the coding sequence ATGTCGGTTCGATATTTTTTTATTGCTTTGTTCTTTTTTAACACAGCCCTTGGTCTAATGAGTGTCGCACACGCCTCTCCAAAAACTACTCCTGCCGCAGAATGGGACCTCACAGATTTAGTCAAAAATGAAAAGCAATGGACTGGGCAAGTGGAGCAGATCGAAAAACAGATTCCCACACTTGGAAAGTGCCAAGGCAAGCTCACGACAAGTGCTAAGCAGCTCGCAACGTGTTTAGATTTACAATATGGTCTGTATCGCAAAACGGGTCGAACTTGCTCTTGGGCATTTTTAAAACAAAGCACAAATCATCTGTTAAGTAAAAATACCGCTCACGCTCAAAGATGTCAGAATCTTTTTGCAAAGATCTTTGAAGAGAGTAGTTTTTTTGAACCTGAGATAGTTCAAGCAGGAACCACAAAGATTCAAGGTTTTGTACAAAACGAAAAAGCTCTTGAACCTTATTCGCAAATACTCAGACGAACATTAGATCAAGGAGCTCATGTGCTTTCTTCTTCTGAAGAGGCTCTTATTGGTGCTTTAAGTCCGTCGCTCAGTAAATCTCGCGAGACTTTTTCTTTTTTATTAAATACCGAAATGCCATGGTCCAAAGTGAAAATGAGTGACGGCGTTCAAGAGATCAATGTGGCGGGATACACCAAGTACAGAGGCTCTTCTCATCGTCCTGATCGACAAGCCGCCTTTCAAAGTTTTTACTCCACCCTCTCACAATTTGAACGCACTATGGGGTCTACATACGCTCAAACTGTGATCACCAGAAATACGTTAGCGCGATTAAAAAAACATAAGAATGCACTTTCTGCAGCGCTAAGTCCTCAGCAGATTCCCGAAGCCACTTATCGTAAAATGATTCAAGAGGTGAATAAAAGTCTTCCCACACTTCATCGTTATCTTCAACTGCGCGGAAAAATGTTAGGGCTTAAAAAACAAGAGTACTTTGATGCTTATCCCACTGTGATCAAGAGTCCAAAGACGTTTCCTATTGCCGAAACTCAAAAGATGACTTTGGATGCTGTCAAACCCTTAGGCACAGATTATGTGACAAAAATCACTGAAGCCACTTCTAAAAACTGGATGAGCATTTATCCTAGCAAAGGTAAAAGCAGTGGCGCGTTTATGTCTAGCAATGCTTATGATGTGCATCCTTATGTGTTTCTTAATCATCAAGATGACTACAGTTCTGCATCCACCTACGCCCACGAATGGGGGCATGCTTTACACTCTATTCTTAGTAATGCCCACCAGCCTTACGCCAAATCTCGTTACTCGATCTTTATAGGAGAAATCGCAGCCATCACTAATGAAGTCTTATTAAATGATCATGCTGTTAAGACAGCGCAGTCTGATGAAGAGCGACTCTATTACCTTAACGAAGCTTTAGAATCTTTGCGTACTACTTACTTTCGACAAGCTCAATTTGCAGAGTTTGAACTCGCGGTACATGAAATTGCTGCCAAAGAAGGAGCCTTAACGGGGCAAAAGATCAGCGAAGTGTACGGTGACATTCTCAGACGCTACTATGGTCACAACAAAAAAGTCATGAATGTCGATCCTCTTTATTTCAAAGAATGGATGTTCGTCCCCCATTTTTACGGCGGATTCTATGTGTATCAATACTCCACCTCTATGGCAGGAGCCTATTATTTTGCCGATCAAATCCTAGCAGGAAATAAAGACGTATTAAATAAATATTTACAAGTACTAAAAGCTGGAGGATCCAAGTATCCCCACGAAATTTTATTAGACGCAGGCTTGGACTTGTCCAATTCAACTCCATATAAAACATTGGACAAAAGAGCCAACCAACTTATGGATGAAATGGAAGTCCTAATCAAAAAAGTAGAACTCAAAACCCGCACCTGA
- a CDS encoding cytochrome c family protein codes for MIKKLVGAAVGFGILFGVGAFFYLLTNNKLNIGYNQGHAPEQPLPYSHKWHAGTLEIDCKYCHVAASESRHASVPSLNICMNCHLNVGTKTDALDQLKDAFNNDEPIAWNRVHMLPDHVKFNHAPHIKAGKDCQECHGAIETMDTVSQSSDLSMGWCINCHREQEPPAPINCSTCHY; via the coding sequence ATGATTAAAAAGTTAGTAGGTGCCGCGGTAGGATTTGGCATTCTATTCGGCGTGGGAGCATTTTTTTATCTCCTTACAAATAACAAGCTTAATATCGGTTACAACCAAGGTCATGCACCAGAACAGCCTTTGCCTTACTCCCACAAATGGCATGCAGGAACCCTCGAAATTGACTGTAAATACTGTCACGTTGCTGCTTCTGAGTCCCGCCATGCTTCTGTTCCAAGTCTGAACATCTGCATGAATTGCCATTTAAACGTGGGAACAAAAACAGATGCTTTGGATCAACTTAAAGATGCTTTTAACAATGATGAGCCGATCGCATGGAATCGCGTTCATATGTTGCCAGATCATGTGAAATTTAACCACGCACCACACATTAAGGCAGGCAAAGACTGTCAAGAGTGTCATGGAGCGATTGAAACTATGGATACGGTGTCTCAGTCCTCAGACCTATCCATGGGCTGGTGTATTAACTGTCATAGAGAGCAAGAGCCTCCTGCTCCTATCAACTGTTCAACCTGTCACTACTAA
- the grxB gene encoding glutaredoxin 2, translating into MKLYYYDHCPYCVKARMIFGLKNVPVELEALDNDDEKTPIDLIGQKMVPILIKEDKTPMPESLDIIKFIDENYGEKRIVTYDSPRPEIAQWLQGSRQYTYHLAMPRWTQMPLPEFQTESARQYFQTKKEKQSIGPFTEALKNTNTYIELATKSLTQLESFMDNNANLYNLGEQVHIDDFHVFSTLRSLTAVSDLNFPKKVSQYTQRMADRSKIDLYIDRAL; encoded by the coding sequence ATGAAACTTTATTATTATGACCATTGCCCTTATTGCGTTAAGGCTCGCATGATCTTTGGACTTAAAAATGTACCTGTGGAGCTTGAAGCTTTAGACAACGATGATGAAAAAACACCGATTGATCTTATTGGTCAAAAGATGGTTCCTATTCTGATCAAAGAGGATAAAACCCCTATGCCAGAAAGTTTGGATATCATTAAATTTATTGATGAAAACTATGGGGAAAAAAGAATCGTCACTTACGACAGCCCCCGTCCCGAAATCGCACAGTGGCTCCAAGGCTCACGCCAGTACACCTACCACCTTGCTATGCCCCGTTGGACCCAAATGCCTTTACCCGAATTTCAAACCGAATCCGCACGCCAATACTTCCAAACCAAAAAAGAAAAACAAAGCATCGGCCCCTTTACCGAAGCCCTAAAAAACACAAACACATATATCGAACTCGCCACAAAATCATTAACCCAACTTGAAAGCTTTATGGATAACAACGCTAATCTTTACAATCTTGGTGAGCAAGTTCACATCGACGACTTCCACGTGTTCTCCACTTTAAGAAGCCTCACCGCAGTCAGCGACTTAAACTTCCCAAAAAAAGTAAGCCAATACACACAAAGAATGGCCGATCGCTCTAAAATCGATTTGTATATCGACAGAGCCTTATAG
- a CDS encoding murein L,D-transpeptidase catalytic domain family protein has product MKKFLKILIVCTSISLLAACDLDDSLSGRMVGEDQTAERDLSSEQPGEEDSNTDDNSNSQNEEDPDLEDHLNEDTTNNERMRLVDKVLKNSNVSADALNRAVDYFDANKSKFSNKRYMAIVDFTQHSGRKRLYIIDLVDGSVEQLHVSHGSGSDKNHDGYAESFSNVSGSHQSSLGFVKSAETYYGKRGYSLRLDGLESRNSRVRSRAIVIHGASYVDPSLAKMGRSQGCPAVTMSRKDSVINRLKNGALIYLYHASNP; this is encoded by the coding sequence ATGAAGAAGTTTTTAAAAATACTTATTGTATGTACGTCAATATCGCTTCTAGCAGCATGTGATTTGGATGATTCATTATCTGGTCGTATGGTGGGCGAAGACCAAACCGCAGAACGTGATTTAAGTTCTGAACAACCAGGTGAAGAGGATTCTAATACAGACGACAACTCTAATTCACAAAACGAAGAAGATCCAGATTTGGAAGATCACCTTAACGAAGATACCACAAACAACGAGCGTATGCGTTTGGTGGATAAAGTTTTGAAAAACTCAAATGTCAGTGCGGATGCTCTAAATCGTGCAGTGGACTACTTTGATGCTAATAAATCTAAATTTTCTAATAAAAGATATATGGCGATTGTGGATTTCACACAGCATTCAGGCCGCAAAAGACTTTATATTATTGACCTAGTAGATGGAAGTGTGGAGCAGTTGCATGTGTCGCATGGTTCAGGTTCTGATAAAAATCATGATGGCTATGCGGAAAGTTTTTCTAATGTGAGTGGCTCGCATCAGTCTTCATTAGGTTTTGTGAAATCAGCAGAAACTTATTACGGTAAACGCGGCTACTCTTTGCGCTTGGATGGTTTGGAATCTAGAAACAGCCGTGTGCGCAGTCGTGCGATCGTGATCCACGGTGCAAGTTATGTTGACCCTTCCCTAGCTAAAATGGGACGCAGTCAAGGTTGTCCTGCAGTGACCATGTCGCGTAAAGATTCTGTGATCAATCGCTTAAAAAATGGCGCTTTGATTTACCTCTACCACGCCTCAAACCCCTAG